ATGGATTGTTCAGAACGCTGAGCCCTCGGGTGTATATAGGCTTTAAATCCCTTGTCAGATGTTGGTAATTTTCCGATCAAAGAAAGGCATTGGCATTCTAGCAGGTTCTTTGGAGTAGCATAACTTTTTGATTCTGTCTTTTTCATTGTATTTGTGACATAAAACAGTTCATAATATGAATTGTTTTGgggtaaataattattttaagctTATTATTTGAAACCTTATTTATTTGAATCCTGCCATGCAAGTTCATTGCAGTGGTCTGATAGCTCTGCTGAAAAGAATATGAATTCTCGGATTTACTCGTTTGAGttttataatgttaaaaaattctcACTAACCAAAATTCAACTTTCCTCTCGAATGTACTCGTTTGGCAAACTTGATAATTTTCAAAAGAactttgttactcatcatctccacaccacttatttttaatttttaatttattttattcctcctaaattaattgaattcttctactcattcatacaccacacatttgataaggaaaaaaaattaaaaaagtatgtatgcagataatgagtagaatttttcttttcaaaatgctCAAAATTTTTCgtaacttcattttcaaacattactcaaataaaatcattacgcaaacataaaatcaatagaacttatataaatttcgaaacaaaaataatatttaaaaattacatacaaatatattatataactttatCTATTCACTATCACAAACTTCAATaggatacatatttttatattaactttttctctaatttctcaaaactctcaATAAAGCAAGCATCTTtactaaaactattttattactataagCATTCAAAACATGCGATTATCATATCAAGCGACAGGCATAAATAATTTGAGCAAAGTCATTTAGTCAAATACAAATTCCTATAACCCAATATTTGGGTGTTGGCAATCAACTAAGCGTGGCTACTGGTTTTAACAGAAGATGTTGGACAAAACAGAGTCCACTCCTACATTTTATGTCAAACTGGGAATGTCTTTAGCCAATGGATCTTTACAATTCTCCCCGTCCAACAATTGGGTTTGAGGTTCTTCCTCTTTCTTGACTTCAGTTACATCTTTGGGGTCCAGAAAGCTAGGCTGGTTGGTCGAAGCAAGGAGTCTTGCCCACATCCTATCTGTAATCACGACCTTGTTCTGCCTCTCAGTGACACGCTGTGTACcacaaaattagaaaataagtCTAGAGAAATTATTGGCTCCACACTGTACAATGAGCAACtattttttagtttcatttttgtctttaaaaaaaaacaaaaaaactcttTATTTATTGGAAATGGAATGCCTGTCCATTTGAAGGAAAATAGAAGTATACATTATGGGTATATCTATAATCAGAGATTGAGAGGATTTAAAAAGATATAACGTATAGCACTTAAAAGTGTTCCTTCTACCATTTAATTcactcttttatattttcttgcagAAGTCATTTCTTTCCATGATTTCCTCCAAGTCTTAGATTCAAAAGAGTGTTATTaaccaaaatatgaatttgagTAAAAATGAGAGTTGATTGTGACAGTCTTAAAAGTACCATAGTGATTATCTAAGGACCCAAATTACTTATAATCACCCAAATTACTTACGTTGAAAGGAATATATGTCTGCCTGCCATTGACAAGCCCACTTGTGAAGCCGGTGTAACCAGCCATTGCTCCGTGAACTGCACTTTGAGCAAGAAGCGTGCAGTAGACATTGTCGGAAGCATTGCTTGGAATTGCCCGGATCATGTATGTCGGATCTGCGAGACCAATTGGTTAGATTAGGATAGttatatgtatatcatgtcatattaataaccatttaaaaataaaggaaacacaGACACACATATCAACCCAAAAAGAAGGATAAATTTGAGGCCACTGACctatatatttaagattaataacCATCTTATTATGCTGTCTAGCAAAATGATCCTGCAAACCAAAAAAGAGACTGTTAATAACcaaaagaattttatatttgaccCCCTATTCAACTAATATATCTTGACCATATAGTACAAAATATGAGATATTTCGCTCATTACACTTTATCAATCTAATACTTCTTTTGAGTCTTTGGCTTTTAGTTCAGTTCCAAGTTACACATTAAACAATTGTCACTTTAAAAAACACATAATGACCAAAACATCTCATATCTTACACTAACTAGATTGCTTATTAAAAAACTGTCTCCATGAGAATAGGTAAAACGGTTTCTCAAATTGGAGGATAATAAAACAATGTCTTTTGCCAAAACTAAAATTAGCAGTCTGGCTGCGACTAGGTGGTTGAACAAAAAGATCTTGCTGCAGAAAACTCGTATCAATTACATGGCATGCCATATGAGGAAAAAATACAACTCAGTACAAGTTCAACCACTTTGAGGATTTTACTTCAACAAATTTTAAACAGATGCAGCACCATACCATGCAGCAGCTTGGGTTAGTAATCCAAGCAAGAAGGTCTCACCCAAGCAAAGCTTTATGAAATATTACTTTATAGGAGGACAGTATATGAAGCATGGTTACAGGTATGGGATAAGGGTATGCTGATACAGCAATTCTTTAAGGCAGAATACAACACAACATGATAAGACAATAAACTATCTACTTCTAAATGCATATCAGCTATCACTCAATGGCTAAAGTTTATGAGACGGTGAAACTTcttggagaatttctacttgGAAAGATGTCAAATAGTTTCTCTTGATGGCGATGACataataagttaattatgtaaaaaaaaaaaaaaaaaaaagatggaataTTTTCTACACCCCTTGTGTGGACATCGATAAGATGTGCATGCATCGGCCACATACGGATGACACAGATTTTATCTCGATCCACTAAACCGAAAAGTTAAATATATTGTACACCTATGGTGCAGACATAGATAAGATGTGCATGTCTCAGTATGAGAGGTTTAAGACCAAAGTCATTAAAGAAGTGGGACATTTTCCCGTACAAAGATACCTTGATCCTCTGAGATATCCACAGCCCAACATCTTGTAGTAGCTTGTTCCCTGAAGCATCTTTCAAGTTCATGGATTGCAAACTCTCTGAAAGAAGATCCTGTCCTGCTCCCTCGGCTATCACAATAACCATATGTCCATTTTCTTTGAGACGTTTTTCAATATAATCAAAAAGTCCACCTTTTCCTTCAAGATAGAAGGGAGACTCAGGAATCAAGCAACAGTCCACATCACGACTGGCAAGAGTAGCATACATGGCAATGAAACCTGCATCATGATAATTGTTTCAAACATGTAAATGCTATGAAATTTACATTATGATctttatgaaaaacataaacGCAGAGCTTACCGCTGTAGCGTCCCATTAATTTTACAACACCAATTCCATTCTCGATACTTTCAGCTTCAACATGAGCTGCATTAATGGCACGTTGGGCTTCCTCAACCGCAGTATCAAAACCAAAGGACTTGTCAATAACCTGAATTAATGGAAAGTCCCAAATAAGTTAGTCTAAGAGAGAATgcaataaaaaagttgaagaaaaattagattcatTAAATCCAGTTCAGTGTTGTTAAATAAGTACAGGAATGTCATTGTCTATGGTTTTAGGAATTCCGGCAACTGCAACTTTGAGTCCACGCCGTCTAATTTCCTGCACGCACAGTAGGAACAAAACTGTTTGAATAACTAAGACACCTGTAAAATGGTCGGCTAAAGCATGGTTACAGCTCAGGTCAGGTCAATCACCAACAATAACTGAATATACTATACACCGAccaatttatatgtatatagaaaaatatttgaccTGACCTGTTTAGTGAGCTGGTCATTCAGCTTAAACTCAACATCAACCCGTTTATGATACCATCAACATGGGACCCAACAGATATAACCTGTTGTCTTGTTATTATCTCAGATTTCATAATATATTGATTAAAGAAGCCAATATTTCTGCAAAAATAAAGctagaggataaaaaaaattatgatcacCTCTTCCTTATGATTAACAATTTGAATTCCTaaagataaaatcaaataatgaaattatcaagatatttttcaattttgttcaCAAAATCACTTACAATAATCAGTTGCACAATGATCTATCAGGTAAGGAGAGGAGGTCAGCTTGACCCATTGCAAGCTGATCCCTTTAACAAAAATGGGCAGGTTCATGGGTTGGGTTGAgtagagcaacagagagagaatgGGGTGGGCTAAGTGGACTTGGATGCATCACTGTAACTGAGTAACCCTAGCTTTCACATTCAACATCTCCACTAATTGAGAAGGCTATTTTGCGGGATCAAATCAATTTGATCCGGGATCTCTTATTCCCTcctatttacaataaaattacctCATATATGACAGCGGCTCCTTTTTGAGTTCCATCTCCTCCAATTATATAAACCTGGATAAGTACAAGCAGTATGGAATATTTAAACCATGGGAATGGTGCCTGGCTCTAACAAACAGATAAGCTGAACTCTCAGTTTATTGATTTATACAAAAATCATCACGTAACAATTAGTCAGAATAATGCAACCCTTTTCACACCTGATTAATTCCCCGATCCTGAATGCTGTCAACAATCTTCGAGGTATCATGGCCCCCTCGTGATGTCCCAAGGATGGTACCACCACGTTTATGAATATCATTGACAACCTTAGGTGTTAAAGTAATGGTATTTCGAGCATAAAAGCCCTTGTATCCTCCCTAAATATATagcaaacaacaaattttgTAAGCCACTGAATCACGAAGTGAGTCTCAAATCATGAAGCAGAAACATTGCACGTTAAGAAATAGCAAAACTTCGTCCGGATGATTTGGATTGATAGGATGTGCAGACTTGATTAGAACCACTAATCCCCATGTTGTTGTGTGTTCTTGCTTTGTTATTGTCAAATGAAATATCTACATAAATACATTGATAGATGGCATCATGGAATGCAGATAAaccatttttgtttcttttctttttccctttttaaggCAGAAAGGGGGAGGGGTAGGAGGTCAGAAACTCTCTGTTAAATTGACTTAAAGATTAACCTATTGAATTTCTTTGTTGATAAGTAACCTATGCAATTCTTATTATGAAAACTAGAAGCAACATAGATACACAtccaaaacaaagaataaatcacaaaaataacTCAGTTTTCTTCTAGCATAGTATCAGTTGATGCAGACACTCACATCTATCCCAAGGATTCTAGAAACACCGTACATGTGATAGAGACCGCACACAATTTCCCTGATCACAGTGTTGAGCCCAGGGCATAGACCACCGCATGTTACAATACACGCGTGCACTTCCTCTGACTCAAAATAGACCTGAGTGGCATAAAAGTGTATGTTACTAACAAGAACATgatttaaaatcacttcaacAGCATTCAGATAGGACGAATTACCTTTTGTCGAGGTCCTGCACGCCGAAAGTGTGTCCCTCTTGGGCTATTCTTGTGAACAACGATCTAAAAACATGTAAAACCAACAAATCATTACTTGTATAGAAAAAACCAACATTTTTTTCTGGTAGTTAATCTTAACGAAGGAAATAGCGTAAGAAATTTGCTTAATGCATGCCAAAGACACCTTGGCTTAGATTATTAATACCCTAAAAGGGGGGAAGCATGCTTTCTTATGAAACTTGTTCGcaccaattttaaaattattgtcaCTGGTAATATCGATCGAATGCCAATCTCTCAAACCCGTGTGAAAATGCACTCAGTTACATAGAAAATGGGCGTGCATATGATGAAGTTTCTCGTACATTTAACGCTTATAgtctcacacacacatataatacCAATTTCTCTAACAGATAAGCTATAGTATGTTggatatacacaaaatataagcatacacacacacacacacacacacacaatgacATATAGGAATGCAATCAGGTTAGAGAGCAGAATTGACCTTCTGAGGAACGGTATCGTCCACATGAACAAAATACTGCCTGAAGACGGAAAAATCCGCGTAAAAATTAGGATATCGTCAAATGAAAACCATtaaaaaatccacaaaaataaaaacaatcatCATCTAGAAAACTTCTTTTACTTACTTAACCACCGAGTAAGCAGGATTAAATCGCAGTGGATTCGGATAAGTCTGCCATATAACCCACCACCCATTAGAAGACGATATAACGATAGTAAGTATGtcaaaaaggaaaggaatgtacttatcaaaaaaaggaaaggaatgtATGGGCTATACCTATCCTACAAATTGAAACGGGAATGATCATTATATTAATGGATTTAAAAAATCCTCAGAAAATATTGGAAATCACCGAAGCGACATGGATCCAACAATTAATTTAAacgaactttaaaaaaaaaaaaaaacgagagagagagagctacagGAAGATCGGTAATGTAGTCAGTGAGGTGAGGGACATCTTCGAGGACGTAACCAGCCTCGCCGGTAACGATTTTCAACTGCGAATTTTCAGAGCAACTCATCCCCGCTCGTCTCGTGAAGAAACTGGTATCAGAAACCGCACCGCACCGGAGACCCCGTGAAATTTGTGTCTGGGACAATTATCAACAATGATAGCAGGGCGCAATTTGAGGAAGTGACGAAGTGCTATCACGCCAAGTGTGAGATCTGGTGTTCCACAACCACAAATGCTTTTATACAATTTTGGAGAGAGCGAGACAGTCCGTAGATTCAGCGTGGATAGCGTGATCCCAATACTAACTACAGTGCTATCTTTGATTCGGCAGAAATTTccaaattgaagaaaatgttgggAGCATAATTCGGTCTGCGTCTGATGATGGAAAGAGACGTCAGCCGATCCGAACACGTGTCGATGATCGCCTCGTTTCTTAGTAGGCTTACCGAGACTCTTCTCGTAGCTGATACTCACCGAGATTCCTTGTTCTTTACACGTGTCCTGGTTAGCTGAAACAGGTGGCGGGGCTACTGCTGGAATACGAGAGGGTCGtggttttgaacttttgaatCCGAGGGACCGTGCCCAACGCAAACTCTCGTTGACCATAGGCTTGTGCGGACTGAGAATAATTAAACAAAAGATATAGAAATCAAACCgacaatttttgtaaaatacgtAAATCTTATTTGATGTTGGCGCGTTCTCTCTTttagattaagaaaatgtttccCTTATTTcgtattttattgatatgatgtaatttaattaattttttttcaccacttaaatgaaaaattatttgattttgtaatttgacgatgttgttttatttttctaacagTCGAAAATAGCAATGCATCATGCCAATTAAATGTTTTATGCCTAGTTtggatgagataagatgaattacgatgatttataaataataataagatatttgaattgagatgaaatgagatcggttataaatattttaaattataatattttataaaattttgataaatgagaaaaaaatttgaataaaattaaaatattgttgaaatattattttttaatattatttttattttgatatttgaataaattgaatttttttgtgttttgtttataagtttgaaaaaattataataattaggtaataattatatgaaaattttaaaattgaaaattttttatatttataatatttgaatattaaaataaaacatgaagagattaaatgagataaaaatgtcTCCCCATCCAAATAGACATTAGTGTTTTATTGCATACTCGCACTTTTGTCTTTAGGTTCTCTCCTGTGTCTTCAGAgagaatattttataattatttattaacaaataaaatgataaatacttCTAAAAGTTAATTATGATGTTGATGTTCTTTGTTCGAGACTCATATAGACCCAAGAACTATAACCACAATTGAGAAATTATTCTcattagttactatttactatctcacacattatatcctataaaaaatatatccatttcttatgaaaaatattactacactctataaaaaaagaTGATAGGTATAgagtatgaaaataaatagcGTCTGATATATAGAATTTCTCACGTAAGTAAGTTATAAATGCAATGATTGTGAACGAggtaaagtttttattttattttattttattgttgttgttgttgtttaaGTAAGCAAGCATTTCATAGATAAATAAGCGGTTATAATATACAAGATTCAATAGAGTGAGAGCTCCCAACAATTATCATAAAACAAACAATTACAAcacaagagaaataaaatagatagaTTTTGAGTTAAAGATTTGGCTCCCACCCATTTTTCACAAAGGTGAAACCGCTTGAAgcgatttttatataatctgatgattagattataaaattatgaatacaaGTTGTAGTGAATTGATGTGTGCTACATTTTGCTGGTTTTGATTGGTTGAAGGAGACTTTCACGACCACGTTTATATTGATCCTTAGTTAGGAAAAATGGGAACAAAGGGAAGTAGCAATCGAAATATGGGTCAATTCGCCGACAAACGATCGTCGTTGGTTTTAGAGACACGTGTGGCTCATGTGCAATTATTGTAAAGAATGTAAAAGTCAGACATAAGAGATCCAAAGCCGCTTACCCCGACGGTTTCGTGCATGTCGGCTGCAGACTCCCCATGGTGCGTGAGGCTCACGTGTAGTGTGAACAGCGCATGAGACATACATACCGCTCTTTTGGTCAATTTTTTTCTACCGTTTGATAGATCAATAGCTAGAAAATCTGGTGGTGGAGCGCATGACGGTTGTAGGAGGTCGATAGACAATAGATTAGCGCATCTTGATGCTGTGgaccaaaaattaaagaaaaatcgaggggaaaaaaaaaattaatggacaAGTCCGACGGCCGAATAGGGGAGGGTGGGCTCCCTCTGGACATATATGGGAGGGTTATTCGGATACGGTGAAGAAAGACAAATCGCTTGGAAGAGAGAAAGCTTTGCCTTGAGGTTGGTAAAGTTCTATTGTTAGCAAATAAGAATTACATTgttaaaagataagataaaagttcTAAATGCAATGAATACGATGACTTCTTTTGCCAAGATTATTGGCAATGTAAAAGAAGTGCTTCCAGTTGTGAAAATCAatgtaagaaaataaagtaaaacaaaaactcaatcacacgaaataaatatttatatgattagGTAATGTGTTTACATtcacaaaattacaaagaattttattatcttcATCAGTGATAAATACATTGTAAAGTCTCATTAAAATCCTACAAAAAACTTGTGACGTGTCCATGTCAGATTGGGTCATCAAATTGAGCCTATATAAGAATAAACTAGACTTTACAAACCCAACACTTCCATCTTGGGGTGGAATATGCTGGGGTTCCGGTTTGAGTTTTGTCTGATCACCTCTTGCAAGTGTTGGATGATGGTACTTATTTACCAATTATGCATAAATCAAAGTAAATTTAGACAACTGACAATACTTTAAGTGGAGGTTTAGATAgatagtaaaaaattatttttatgtgaattattAAGTTTTTCTACCTTGGCAATTTGCCACTTGCTAGCCTTAAAACTTCAACAattatttcctttaaaaaatggGTCGCGAATTACAATGACAACACGACTCTCTCCCCCACCCTCTCTAATTTCCTGTGAAGTCTGAAGAACGGCGGGCACGGAGCAATGGGAATCCCATTGGAAGTGAGGGACGTATGGGTGAATAAAAGAAACGGATTCATGATTGCTTCTCCTGTTGAAGAGCAGAAGATCTTGAACGCCAGAAATTGCACAAATGGTTCGGActtagcttttcttttcttagttcAGGAAGAAAATTAGGGAAAATTGATAGCATTGAATGAGGTCTATGCTTTGTCTGGTTGTTGCGCCAATGATTTGATTAATTGTTTCATTGTTGATTAAGAGGGtcatctctctgtctctctccccAAAATACTCGGCTTGCTTGCTGAAAGATGGTCGAAAAAGAAACTCGGCATCGTCTTGTTTGGTTATCTTATATTCTCCTTTTGATTCCGGTCATAGTCTGATTTGTTCTTTATTCAAAGGAATCGAGATTCTGAAGCTCATAAATTCTGAAGCCGGATGCGTGGAATTGTCTTTATCATCTGGTTGGTTGCTTGGAAAAAGTTTGTAACCGAAAAAGAATCGTGGTTTTTTTATTAccttgttttttatattttggaacCTGATAATTTCGAGAAAAAGTCAAGAGTCCATAAAATAAATTCgatacagttttttttttttatttgggggAGGAGTTTGGAATTCCAAACCTCCATTTTGGATGCTGAGG
This genomic interval from Juglans microcarpa x Juglans regia isolate MS1-56 chromosome 4D, Jm3101_v1.0, whole genome shotgun sequence contains the following:
- the LOC121261128 gene encoding ATP-dependent 6-phosphofructokinase 3-like encodes the protein MSCSENSQLKIVTGEAGYVLEDVPHLTDYITDLPTYPNPLRFNPAYSVVKQYFVHVDDTVPQKIVVHKNSPRGTHFRRAGPRQKVYFESEEVHACIVTCGGLCPGLNTVIREIVCGLYHMYGVSRILGIDGGYKGFYARNTITLTPKVVNDIHKRGGTILGTSRGGHDTSKIVDSIQDRGINQVYIIGGDGTQKGAAVIYEEIRRRGLKVAVAGIPKTIDNDIPVIDKSFGFDTAVEEAQRAINAAHVEAESIENGIGVVKLMGRYSGFIAMYATLASRDVDCCLIPESPFYLEGKGGLFDYIEKRLKENGHMVIVIAEGAGQDLLSESLQSMNLKDASGNKLLQDVGLWISQRIKDHFARQHNKMVINLKYIDPTYMIRAIPSNASDNVYCTLLAQSAVHGAMAGYTGFTSGLVNGRQTYIPFNRVTERQNKVVITDRMWARLLASTNQPSFLDPKDVTEVKKEEEPQTQLLDGENCKDPLAKDIPSLT